One Mixta gaviniae genomic window carries:
- the truB gene encoding tRNA pseudouridine(55) synthase TruB: MSRPRRRGRDIHGVLLLDKPQGLSSNDALQKVKRIFRANRAGHTGALDPLATGMLPICLGEATKFSQYLLDADKRYRVIARLGERTDTSDADGQIISERPVAFDQAQLDAALESFRGETQQVPSMYSALKYQGRPLYEYARQGVDVPREARAITVYELQFIRWQGNELELEIHCSKGTYIRTIIDDLGEKLGCGAHVIMLRRVQVARYPIEKMVTLEQLNALQGEPGELSPEAQAQLDALLMPMDSPASAYPEVNLSEAAAGYFKQGQPVQAASTPRDGLVRVTEGEARKFIGMAEIAEDGRVAPRRLVVEYSA; this comes from the coding sequence ATGAGCCGTCCTCGTCGTCGCGGCCGCGATATCCATGGCGTGCTGCTATTGGATAAGCCGCAGGGATTGTCCTCCAATGACGCTTTGCAAAAAGTGAAGCGTATCTTCCGCGCTAACCGCGCGGGCCATACCGGCGCGCTGGATCCGCTGGCGACCGGCATGCTGCCCATCTGTCTGGGGGAAGCGACCAAATTCTCTCAGTATCTGCTGGATGCCGATAAGCGCTACCGCGTGATCGCCCGTCTTGGTGAACGTACCGATACTTCGGACGCGGATGGCCAGATCATCAGCGAGCGGCCTGTCGCCTTCGATCAGGCGCAGCTGGATGCCGCCCTGGAAAGCTTCCGCGGCGAAACGCAGCAGGTGCCTTCGATGTATTCGGCGCTGAAATACCAGGGCCGTCCGCTGTATGAATATGCGCGCCAGGGCGTTGACGTGCCGCGCGAAGCACGCGCGATCACCGTTTACGAGCTGCAGTTTATTCGCTGGCAGGGGAACGAGCTCGAGCTGGAAATTCACTGCTCTAAAGGCACCTATATTCGCACCATCATTGATGATCTTGGCGAGAAGCTGGGGTGCGGCGCACACGTTATTATGCTGCGTCGCGTGCAGGTTGCCCGCTATCCCATCGAAAAGATGGTCACGCTTGAGCAGCTCAACGCGCTGCAGGGCGAGCCGGGCGAGTTGAGCCCGGAAGCGCAGGCGCAGCTTGATGCTTTGCTGATGCCAATGGATAGCCCGGCGTCGGCTTATCCGGAAGTGAACCTGAGCGAAGCGGCCGCAGGCTACTTTAAACAGGGGCAGCCGGTACAGGCCGCCAGCACACCACGCGACGGCCTGGTGCGCGTCACGGAAGGGGAAGCGCGTAAGTTTATCGGCATGGCGGAAATCGCCGAAGATGGCCGGGTGGCGCCGCGCCGTTTAGTCGTAGAATATTCTGCCTGA
- the rpsO gene encoding 30S ribosomal protein S15 encodes MSLSTEAKAEIVAKYGRGTNDSGSTEVQVALLTAQINHLQGHFSEHKKDHHSRRGLLRMVSQRRKLLDYLKRKDVARYTSLIESLGLRR; translated from the coding sequence ATGTCTCTAAGTACCGAAGCTAAAGCAGAGATCGTTGCTAAATACGGTCGTGGCACTAACGACAGCGGCTCAACCGAAGTTCAGGTTGCTCTGCTGACTGCTCAGATTAACCACCTGCAGGGTCACTTCTCTGAGCATAAAAAAGACCACCACAGCCGCCGCGGTCTGCTGCGCATGGTTTCCCAGCGTCGTAAGCTGCTGGATTACCTGAAGCGTAAAGACGTTGCACGCTACACCAGCCTGATCGAAAGCCTGGGCCTGCGTCGCTAA
- the pnp gene encoding polyribonucleotide nucleotidyltransferase gives MLNPIVRKFQYGQHTVTLETGMMARQATAAVMVSMDDTAVFVTVVGQKKAKAGQDFFPLTVNYQERTYAAGRIPGSFFRREGRPSEGETLIARLIDRPVRPLFPEGFVNEVQVIATVVSVNPQVNPDIVAMIGASAALSLSGMPFNGPIGAARVGYINDQYVLNPTSDEIKQSRLDLVVAGTQGAVLMVESEADILSEEQMLGAVVFGHEQQQVVIENINALVAEAGKPRWDWQPEAVNEALNARIAALAESRLSDAYRITEKQQRYAQVDLIKSETVAALLAEDESLDEGEISDILHAIEKNVVRSRVLNGEPRIDGREKDMIRGLDVRTGVLPRTHGSALFTRGETQALVAATLGTARDAQNLDELMGERTDNFLFHYNFPPYSVGETGMVGSPKRREIGHGRLAKRGVLAVMPKLDEFPYTVRVVSEITESNGSSSMASVCGASLALMDAGVPIKAAVAGIAMGLVKEGERYVVLSDILGDEDHLGDMDFKVAGSRDGITALQMDIKIEGITREIMQAALNQAKGARLHILGVMEQAISTPRGDISEFAPRIHTIKINPDKIKDVIGKGGSVIRALTEETGTTIEIEDDGTVKIAATDGDKAKHAIRRIEEITAEIEVGRIYNGKVTRIVDFGAFVAIGGGKEGLVHISQIADKRVEKVTDYLQMGQEVPVKVLEVDRQGRVRLSIKEASEQQPQAETAAANPEAE, from the coding sequence TTGCTGAATCCGATTGTACGTAAATTCCAGTACGGTCAGCATACCGTGACGCTTGAGACCGGTATGATGGCGCGTCAGGCTACCGCGGCCGTTATGGTCAGCATGGATGATACTGCTGTATTTGTAACCGTTGTTGGTCAGAAAAAAGCGAAAGCCGGTCAGGACTTTTTCCCGCTGACCGTTAACTATCAGGAGCGTACCTACGCTGCCGGCCGTATCCCGGGAAGTTTCTTCCGTCGTGAAGGCCGTCCGAGCGAAGGCGAAACCCTGATCGCGCGTCTGATTGACCGCCCGGTTCGTCCGCTGTTCCCGGAAGGCTTCGTTAACGAAGTACAGGTTATTGCAACCGTCGTTTCCGTTAACCCGCAGGTTAACCCGGATATCGTGGCGATGATCGGCGCCTCTGCCGCGCTGAGCCTGTCCGGCATGCCGTTCAACGGCCCGATCGGTGCTGCGCGCGTAGGTTATATCAACGACCAGTATGTGCTGAACCCGACTTCCGATGAGATCAAACAGTCTCGTCTGGATCTGGTGGTCGCCGGTACCCAGGGCGCGGTGCTGATGGTGGAATCCGAAGCGGATATCCTGAGCGAAGAGCAGATGCTGGGCGCTGTGGTATTCGGCCACGAGCAGCAGCAGGTTGTGATCGAAAACATCAACGCGCTGGTCGCCGAAGCGGGCAAACCGCGTTGGGACTGGCAGCCTGAAGCAGTGAACGAAGCGCTGAACGCGCGTATCGCCGCGCTGGCCGAATCTCGCCTGAGCGACGCTTACCGCATCACTGAAAAACAGCAGCGCTATGCGCAGGTCGATCTGATCAAATCTGAAACCGTCGCGGCCCTGCTGGCGGAAGACGAATCGCTGGACGAAGGCGAGATCAGCGATATCCTGCACGCTATCGAGAAAAATGTCGTACGTAGCCGCGTTCTGAACGGCGAGCCGCGTATCGATGGCCGTGAGAAAGATATGATCCGCGGTCTGGACGTACGTACCGGCGTACTGCCGCGTACCCACGGCTCCGCGCTGTTCACCCGTGGCGAAACGCAGGCGCTGGTCGCTGCGACGCTGGGTACCGCACGTGATGCGCAGAACCTTGATGAACTGATGGGCGAGCGTACTGACAACTTCCTGTTCCACTATAACTTCCCTCCGTACTCCGTAGGCGAAACCGGTATGGTGGGTTCACCGAAGCGTCGTGAAATCGGTCACGGTCGTCTGGCGAAGCGCGGCGTTCTGGCCGTGATGCCGAAGCTCGACGAATTCCCGTACACCGTGCGTGTGGTTTCTGAAATCACGGAATCTAACGGTTCTTCTTCCATGGCTTCCGTCTGTGGCGCATCTCTGGCGCTGATGGATGCAGGCGTGCCGATCAAAGCGGCCGTAGCCGGCATCGCGATGGGTCTGGTGAAAGAAGGCGAGCGCTATGTCGTGCTGTCTGACATCCTGGGCGACGAAGATCACCTTGGCGACATGGACTTTAAAGTTGCCGGTAGCCGCGATGGTATCACTGCGCTGCAGATGGATATCAAAATCGAAGGCATCACCCGCGAAATCATGCAGGCGGCGCTGAATCAGGCTAAAGGTGCGCGTCTGCATATCCTGGGCGTGATGGAGCAGGCTATCAGCACCCCGCGTGGCGATATCTCTGAGTTCGCGCCGCGTATTCACACCATTAAGATCAATCCGGACAAAATTAAGGACGTGATTGGTAAAGGCGGTTCCGTGATCCGCGCGCTGACCGAAGAGACCGGCACCACCATCGAAATCGAAGATGACGGCACCGTGAAAATCGCAGCGACTGACGGCGACAAAGCGAAGCATGCTATTCGTCGTATCGAAGAGATCACCGCTGAGATCGAAGTGGGCCGCATCTACAATGGTAAAGTGACCCGTATCGTCGACTTCGGTGCCTTCGTGGCCATCGGCGGCGGTAAAGAAGGGCTGGTGCATATTTCTCAGATCGCTGATAAGCGCGTTGAGAAAGTGACCGACTACCTGCAGATGGGTCAGGAAGTGCCGGTTAAGGTGCTGGAAGTTGACCGTCAGGGCCGCGTACGTCTGAGCATCAAAGAAGCATCAGAACAGCAGCCGCAGGCCGAAACGGCAGCCGCTAACCCTGAAGCTGAGTAA
- the nlpI gene encoding lipoprotein NlpI, which yields MKPFLRWCFVATAITLAGCSNSNWRKSDVLAVPLQPTLQQEVILARMEQILASRALTDDERAQLLYERGVLYDSLGLRALARNDFSQALSIRPDMPEVFNYLGIYLTQAGNFDAAYEAFDSVLELDPTYNYAHLNRGIALYYGGRYKLAQDDLLAFYQDDPNDPFRSLWLYLDEQEIDAKQARVTLKQRYEKANRDQWGWNIVEFYLGDISEKTLMERLKADATDNTSLAEHLSETNFYLGKYYLSLGEKDSAEALFKLAVANNVHNFVEHRYALLELALLGQTQDDLTESDQQ from the coding sequence ATGAAGCCTTTTTTGCGCTGGTGTTTCGTTGCGACAGCTATCACGCTGGCAGGATGCAGCAACTCAAATTGGCGTAAGAGCGATGTGCTGGCGGTTCCGCTACAGCCAACTCTGCAACAGGAAGTGATCCTGGCGCGCATGGAACAAATTCTTGCCAGTCGCGCACTGACCGATGATGAGCGTGCACAGCTATTATATGAACGCGGAGTGTTGTATGATAGCTTAGGTCTGAGGGCATTAGCGCGGAACGATTTTTCGCAAGCGCTGTCTATAAGACCAGATATGCCTGAAGTATTTAACTATTTAGGTATATACTTAACGCAGGCGGGCAACTTTGATGCCGCCTATGAAGCGTTCGATTCTGTACTTGAGCTTGATCCAACTTACAATTATGCGCATTTAAACCGTGGTATCGCCCTCTATTACGGCGGTCGATACAAGTTAGCGCAAGATGATCTGCTGGCGTTTTATCAAGACGATCCTAACGATCCGTTCCGCAGTCTGTGGCTTTATCTCGATGAACAGGAGATAGACGCTAAACAGGCCAGGGTGACGCTGAAACAGCGTTACGAGAAGGCGAATCGCGATCAATGGGGATGGAATATTGTCGAGTTCTACCTGGGCGACATCAGTGAAAAAACGCTGATGGAACGTCTCAAGGCGGACGCAACGGATAACACCTCGCTCGCTGAACATCTCAGTGAAACCAACTTCTATTTAGGTAAGTACTACCTAAGTCTGGGGGAGAAGGACAGCGCGGAAGCGTTGTTCAAACTGGCGGTTGCTAACAACGTACATAACTTCGTTGAGCACCGATACGCATTGTTGGAACTGGCGCTACTCGGCCAGACACAAGACGATTTAACAGAATCTGACCAGCAATAG
- a CDS encoding DEAD/DEAH family ATP-dependent RNA helicase: MTDIQTTFSDLGLNESILTALNDMGYEKPSPIQAACIPHLLEGRDVLGMAQTGSGKTAAFSLPLLNNIDSELKAPQILVLAPTRELAVQVAEACNDFSKHMRGVNVLALYGGQRYDVQLRALRQGPQIVVGTPGRLLDHLKRGTLDLSNLRGLVLDEADEMLRMGFIEDVETIMAQIPEGHQTALFSATMPEAIRRITRRFMKDPQEVRIQSSITTRPDISQSYWTVWGRKTDALVRFLEAEDFDAAIIFVRTKNATLEVAEALERSGYNSAALNGDMNQALREQTLERLKDGRLDILIATDVAARGLDVDRISLVVNYDIPMDSESYVHRIGRTGRAGRAGRALLFVENRERRLLRNIERTMKLTIPEVELPNAELLSARRLEKFAAKVQQQLESSDLEQYRALLSQMSPESDLDMETLAAALLKMAQGERPLILPPDAPRPQRREFRERDDRRDDRRGSREVRGESREGGERPRRERRDVGDMELYRIEVGRDDGVEVRHIVGAIANEGDISSRYIGNIKLFGTHSTIELPKGMPGEILQHFTRTRILNKPMNMQLLGDAQPRERGERTERSGERRSSGRGSFGGERREGGGRRFSERREGGRSGSFNREGGNSRGPRREEGAGAGAGVVRRREY; this comes from the coding sequence ATGACTGATATCCAAACCACTTTCTCCGATCTGGGTCTTAACGAATCTATCCTCACCGCTCTGAACGACATGGGCTATGAGAAGCCGTCGCCGATCCAGGCCGCCTGTATCCCACATCTGCTGGAAGGCCGTGATGTGCTGGGTATGGCACAAACCGGTAGTGGCAAAACCGCAGCGTTCTCCCTGCCGCTGCTGAACAATATCGACAGCGAATTGAAAGCGCCGCAGATTCTGGTGCTGGCGCCGACGCGTGAGCTGGCGGTGCAGGTTGCAGAAGCCTGTAACGATTTTTCTAAACATATGCGCGGCGTGAACGTGCTGGCCCTGTACGGCGGCCAGCGTTACGACGTGCAGCTGCGTGCGCTGCGCCAGGGACCGCAAATCGTGGTCGGTACGCCGGGTCGTCTGCTTGACCACCTGAAGCGCGGCACGCTGGATCTCTCTAACCTGCGCGGTCTGGTGCTGGACGAAGCGGATGAAATGCTGCGTATGGGCTTTATCGAAGACGTAGAAACCATCATGGCGCAGATCCCGGAAGGTCATCAGACCGCTCTGTTCTCTGCCACCATGCCGGAAGCGATCCGTCGCATTACGCGCCGCTTTATGAAAGATCCGCAGGAAGTGCGTATCCAGAGCAGCATCACGACGCGTCCTGACATCAGCCAGAGCTACTGGACTGTGTGGGGCCGTAAGACCGATGCGCTGGTACGTTTCCTGGAAGCGGAAGATTTTGATGCGGCGATCATCTTCGTACGTACCAAAAACGCAACGCTGGAAGTGGCTGAAGCGCTGGAGCGCAGCGGTTACAACAGCGCCGCGCTGAACGGCGACATGAACCAGGCGCTGCGTGAGCAGACCCTGGAGCGCCTGAAAGATGGCCGTCTGGATATTCTGATCGCGACTGACGTTGCGGCGCGTGGTCTTGACGTGGATCGTATTAGCCTGGTGGTTAACTACGACATCCCGATGGACTCAGAATCCTACGTTCACCGTATCGGTCGTACCGGCCGTGCCGGCCGTGCCGGTCGCGCGCTGCTGTTCGTGGAAAACCGCGAACGTCGTCTGCTGCGCAACATCGAACGCACCATGAAGCTGACCATTCCGGAAGTTGAGCTGCCGAACGCAGAACTGCTGAGCGCTCGTCGTCTGGAGAAGTTTGCCGCTAAAGTACAGCAGCAGCTGGAAAGCAGCGATCTGGAGCAATACCGCGCGCTGCTGAGCCAGATGTCGCCGGAAAGCGATCTGGATATGGAAACGCTGGCGGCCGCGCTGCTGAAAATGGCGCAGGGCGAACGCCCGCTGATTCTGCCGCCGGATGCGCCGCGTCCTCAGCGTCGTGAATTCCGTGAGCGTGATGACCGTCGTGACGATCGTCGCGGCAGCCGTGAAGTGCGTGGCGAAAGCCGTGAAGGCGGCGAACGTCCGCGTCGCGAGCGTCGTGACGTTGGCGACATGGAGCTGTACCGTATCGAAGTGGGCCGTGATGATGGCGTTGAAGTGCGTCATATCGTGGGCGCTATCGCTAACGAAGGCGATATCAGCAGCCGTTACATCGGTAACATCAAGCTGTTTGGCACCCACTCAACGATCGAACTGCCGAAGGGTATGCCGGGCGAAATCCTGCAGCACTTCACCCGCACGCGTATTCTCAACAAACCGATGAATATGCAGCTGCTGGGCGATGCGCAACCGCGTGAGCGTGGCGAACGTACCGAGCGCAGCGGCGAGCGTCGCAGCAGCGGTCGCGGCAGCTTTGGCGGCGAGCGTCGTGAAGGCGGCGGTCGTCGTTTCAGCGAGCGTCGTGAAGGCGGCCGCAGCGGCAGCTTCAACCGCGAAGGCGGCAACAGCCGTGGTCCGCGTCGTGAAGAAGGCGCAGGCGCGGGCGCCGGCGTGGTTCGTCGTCGCGAATACTAA
- a CDS encoding luciferase-like monooxygenase, whose amino-acid sequence MSEKKNVPLSVLDLAPIPQGASARDAFHASLSLARQAEKLGFNRYWLAEHHNMTGIASAATSVLIGYLAANTTTLRLGSGGIMLPNHAPLVIAEQFGTLESLYPGRIDLGLGRAPGSDQRTMMALRRHHSNAGMIDSFPEDVETLIAWFDADKEAQLPVQPVPGLGLQIPVWLLGSSLYSAQLAAKMGLPFAFASHFAPDLLFQALHMYRENFQPSERLDKPYAMVCVNIVAADSEKEARFLFTSMQQQFINLRRGKPGPLPKPVENMDNLWSPSEQYGVQQALSMSIVGDSTKVQHGLAALIRETQADEIMVNGQIFDHQARLRSFELAMQAAQAL is encoded by the coding sequence ATGTCTGAGAAAAAAAACGTCCCCCTGTCCGTCCTCGATCTGGCCCCTATTCCGCAGGGTGCCTCAGCGCGTGACGCGTTTCACGCCTCGCTTTCGCTGGCCCGGCAGGCGGAAAAACTGGGTTTCAATCGCTACTGGCTGGCGGAACACCATAATATGACCGGCATCGCCAGCGCCGCGACTTCGGTGCTGATCGGCTATCTGGCGGCGAACACCACGACGCTGCGTCTCGGCTCCGGCGGTATTATGCTGCCTAACCACGCGCCGTTAGTGATTGCCGAACAGTTCGGCACGCTGGAATCGCTCTATCCGGGCCGTATCGACCTTGGGCTGGGACGCGCGCCGGGATCCGATCAGCGCACCATGATGGCGTTGCGCCGTCACCACAGCAACGCCGGTATGATCGACAGCTTCCCGGAAGATGTCGAAACGCTGATTGCATGGTTCGACGCCGATAAAGAGGCACAGCTGCCGGTGCAGCCGGTGCCGGGCCTGGGGCTGCAGATACCGGTCTGGCTGCTGGGCTCCAGCCTTTATAGCGCGCAGCTGGCGGCGAAGATGGGCCTGCCGTTCGCCTTTGCCTCCCACTTCGCACCCGACCTGCTGTTCCAGGCGCTGCATATGTACCGCGAGAATTTCCAGCCCTCTGAACGTCTCGATAAGCCGTATGCCATGGTCTGCGTCAATATCGTCGCCGCCGACAGCGAAAAAGAGGCGCGCTTCCTGTTTACCTCGATGCAGCAGCAGTTTATCAACCTGCGCCGCGGCAAGCCGGGCCCGCTGCCGAAGCCGGTGGAAAATATGGATAACCTCTGGTCGCCTTCCGAACAGTATGGCGTGCAGCAGGCGTTGAGCATGTCGATCGTAGGCGACAGCACCAAAGTTCAGCATGGGCTGGCGGCGCTGATACGCGAAACGCAGGCGGATGAGATTATGGTTAACGGCCAGATTTTCGATCACCAGGCGCGTCTGCGCTCGTTCGAACTGGCGATGCAGGCTGCGCAGGCGCTTTGA